A genomic region of Rheinheimera sp. MMS21-TC3 contains the following coding sequences:
- a CDS encoding type VI secretion system tube protein Hcp has product MQKEHSMQANTYLEYGSIKGETTAEEFKDMITVLSMDWGTHRELTSFTGTAMDREASATRLNDIVITKLQDKASPDLFKEATIGKGQPAVFHITKQGDKVEEIMKIELTDAMISSYQMSVSGDRPIETIVISYTELMMTVTPTDDKNNVTAPLVYGYSGVKGSKL; this is encoded by the coding sequence ATGCAAAAGGAGCATAGCATGCAAGCAAATACCTACTTAGAATATGGTTCTATTAAGGGTGAAACAACTGCGGAAGAATTCAAAGACATGATCACTGTATTGTCTATGGATTGGGGTACACATCGTGAACTTACTTCATTTACTGGTACCGCAATGGACCGTGAAGCAAGTGCTACTCGCTTAAATGATATCGTTATCACTAAGTTACAAGATAAAGCATCACCAGATTTATTCAAAGAAGCGACTATTGGTAAAGGTCAACCAGCTGTTTTTCATATCACCAAGCAAGGCGATAAAGTTGAAGAGATCATGAAAATTGAATTAACTGATGCAATGATCAGCAGCTATCAGATGTCAGTTTCAGGCGATCGTCCAATTGAAACAATCGTTATTAGCTACACAGAATTAATGATGACTGTTACACCTACAGACGACAAAAACAACGTTACTGCACCATTGGTATATGGTTACAGCGGCGTTAAAGGTTCTAAACTGTAA